TCCGATTTTCTGAACGATTCAAAAATATCCAGCATCTTATTTGTTACAAAATTTCCAACTAAAACAGAATCTTTATCGCCCTGTTTTGCAATTTCAGATAATTGATGATGGAGCGTCCCGATATCTTGACCTTCGGATTCATCTCTATAGTTTTTGTACTCTGATAAGGAATAATGCTTTTTAAGCTCTTCATGCGTATAAATCCTGCATCTGATTAAATGCTGAATGTATCGTATCTCTTTGGTTTTCTTAATATTTAAATTTTCAGATAAATACGTTGCATCAAGTGGAATAATATCGATATGAACCCCTTCATCAAGCCCTTTGCCCCAATCGTGGTTCAGGCTCATCACTGTACTTTTGCTGTAAACGATTCGACTATAATTTCCACGATAGCCTGTTTTAAATTTAGACAGATCTACAAAGGTGAAAGGCTCTTTAAGACTTTTTTTGACAATTGCCACAAACCGGTCATAGTCATTTCTCATCATTGCAATATCGACATCAATATCCCAGGGGATAAAACCTTTATGACGAACTGCGCCAAGCATGGTGCCATAAATCGGGTAAAAAGAGATATTATTCTTTTCACAAATGCGATGGACTGTATTTAAAATATCCAGTAGATGGCGTTTAATACTGATCTGCCGCTGGTACAATGCTATATCATGTTCACTTCCGACATAGTTTTGGGCATAATACTCTCTTGCACGTTCCAGTTGCGTTTTTTTAACTGGTCCGCTCTTTCTAACCGATTCACGCCATGATGATTCGTTAAATTCTTTTTGAACGGTCTCAAGTGCATAAGCAATGACATGATGCATGTCATAATACTTATAATCTGCCAAACGGCCCCCAAAGATAAGGTTCTTTTCTTTTGAAGCTAAAAATTTGTACTTTTCAAACAGATCATTATTTTTTTGATTATTGATTGGATAATATGGCTCATTCCCGGTTTCCCATTCACTTGGGAATTCCCTGGTTATGACTGTTTTCTCCTGATTCCCAAATTCAAAATGTTTATGTTCGATTATTCTTGTAAAGGGTATTTTGCTGTCCGTATAATTCACTACAGCGTTCCCCTGATAATCTTCAATGTCTAATATTTCGTGTTCAAATTTTAAACTTCTATATTCCAAATGTCCGAATCTGAACTCATAGAACTCATCAATCATGCCTGTAAAGACAATTTTGCGGGCAAGAGAAGACAATCTTTTACGATCTGAAAAAAAATCTGTATTCAGTCGAACTTCCAGACGTTTTAACATCTTTTCAATTATTGCGTTGTAACCCTCTATTGGAATGCCTTGATACGTATCATTAAAATAATTATTATCATATGTATACCTTACAGGTAATCTTTGTATGATAAAAGCCGGCAGTTCCGAGCATTTTCGCCCCCATTGCTTTTCCGTGTAGCCTTTGATTAATTTTTCATATATGTCTGTCCCTACAAGTGATATTGCCTGCTCTTCAAGGTTTTTCGCATCTAAAATACCTGCTGCCTTTCGTTGCCCGGCAATTTTGTCTTTGGCCTGCTGCGGCGTAACAACACCCCAAAGTTTATTAAAAGTATTCATATTAAAAGGTAAATTGAATATCTTACCCTGGTAATTGGCTACCGGCATATTTGTAAATCGATTAAACGCAGTAAACTGATTCACATAATCCCAAATATCTTTATTGCTTGTATGGAATATATGAGCGCCGTATTTGTGAACATTAATTCCTTCAATTTTTTCACAATAAATATTTCCGCCAATATGATCCCTTCTATCAATAACAAGGCATGATTTACCTCTTTTCTGAGCTTCATACGCAAATGTAGCACCAAAAAGCCCGGCGCCCACAATAAGGTAATCATACATAGTTTTATCTTTTATTTTAAAGATTGCTTTATAACCTTTTTCAACATAGACGAACTGGTTTTTTCGGTATAAGGGAAAAAGACCATATCAGAACCATTTTTTTTCAGGAAAGCTTTGGCTGCCAGCCAACCAGGATCGTTCTCATAATCACTGCCGGAGAACTGACAATCAAATCGATACATCTCATATGCATGGGTTGTAAGATTGAATTTAAAAGGGATTTGAACTGCCTGATCAACATATCGACAAGATTGAACAATTTCAAGTCGTTCATCAAAAGGAATATATGGCGTGGTTTTCTTATACGTTATAACCCCTTCATCTGAAACAACACCAACTATAAGATGCTCACACTGCTCTTTTGCCCTTTTCAGGATATTTAAATGGCCCACATGGAATAAATCAAATACGCCTGCTACATACCCGGTTTTGTATTTTTTCTTAATTTTCTTCTCAACAGGCTTTTCCAGACTTGCATCGTTAAATGATCTTTTATAGGCAACATTT
This window of the uncultured Desulfobacter sp. genome carries:
- the glf gene encoding UDP-galactopyranose mutase — protein: MYDYLIVGAGLFGATFAYEAQKRGKSCLVIDRRDHIGGNIYCEKIEGINVHKYGAHIFHTSNKDIWDYVNQFTAFNRFTNMPVANYQGKIFNLPFNMNTFNKLWGVVTPQQAKDKIAGQRKAAGILDAKNLEEQAISLVGTDIYEKLIKGYTEKQWGRKCSELPAFIIQRLPVRYTYDNNYFNDTYQGIPIEGYNAIIEKMLKRLEVRLNTDFFSDRKRLSSLARKIVFTGMIDEFYEFRFGHLEYRSLKFEHEILDIEDYQGNAVVNYTDSKIPFTRIIEHKHFEFGNQEKTVITREFPSEWETGNEPYYPINNQKNNDLFEKYKFLASKEKNLIFGGRLADYKYYDMHHVIAYALETVQKEFNESSWRESVRKSGPVKKTQLERAREYYAQNYVGSEHDIALYQRQISIKRHLLDILNTVHRICEKNNISFYPIYGTMLGAVRHKGFIPWDIDVDIAMMRNDYDRFVAIVKKSLKEPFTFVDLSKFKTGYRGNYSRIVYSKSTVMSLNHDWGKGLDEGVHIDIIPLDATYLSENLNIKKTKEIRYIQHLIRCRIYTHEELKKHYSLSEYKNYRDESEGQDIGTLHHQLSEIAKQGDKDSVLVGNFVTNKMLDIFESFRKSDFENSIDMPFENMKLKVPSDYDQILKAKYGSRYMKYPPICKRVASNQYFYDMSKPYAFYQKRFFDLFKNLNGARIILFGSGHMALDYLIENGSRYCPVCIVDNDKRKWALKLHELEYIDVQRANTQKRCIQDRCSKALSLKIESPEYLKKNAADEIRVIITSSFFREIGKQLEEMGIDYYIYVDDKKNLAES